The Helianthus annuus cultivar XRQ/B chromosome 15, HanXRQr2.0-SUNRISE, whole genome shotgun sequence genomic sequence GAATTCTCAACTTACGCTTGTTGAGTTCTTTAACCATTTTGATGGTGCAATGGATGTGCAAAGATTTAACCATCGGAAGAATGACCATATATCTAGAAATACAATCCTAGATAACTTTTCTGAATCTACTTTAGAGGATGATGCTATGAAAATTTACACGAGGTCAATTTTTGCTGATCAACAATCAGAGATACAAGGAACACTGTCCGAGTGCCTTCCGATGGAGACCAAAATTGAGGAACCATTTTGAAGATAAGTATGAAGGATTGGAAAGCACACGGCGACGGTTTACTAGAGGTAAGCTAACATGCGTTATTACACAACAACGTgctttttttatttgatatttagtTTTCAATTGTTTTTGTTTAGGTTTGTTTCAAGAAGGGGGAGGATGTAATAGCATCATGCAGTTGTTGCAGGTTTGAACAATATGGATTGTTGTGCAAACATATATATTTTGTGTTCAAGATGTTCAAAGTGAAAGAAATTCCCAACAAGTACATTATGAGAAGATGGACCAAAGACGTGGTACCGAATGATCTAAATAATACATTTGATTTAAGTGTTGATGATAATGATGCGCATAAAAAGGCCAAAGAGGTTGCGTATGAGATTATGCAGACCGGGGAGTATCTTATTGGTAACTTGATGAAAGATTTTGATCATCTTCTTGTAGTCAGGGATCGGATGAGGGAGATGAAAGAAATGGTTGATGAActtcgcataaccaagcccatcGACCCTAAGTTTGATAGATATTCAAGGTTAATCGGTTACGAGAAACCGAACACTGATGCTCCTCCTACAGTCCGTGTGCCAACCGGTATTAGAAACAAAGGACGCGGTTCACATAAGCGGATTAAATCAAAAAAAGAGAAAATTAAAAGTCTAAAAGGCAAGAGAAGTCGGACTTGCAGTGTTTGTAATATCAAAGGTCATGATATTCGAACTTGCGAAGTTTTAAAGGGTAAAGCTAGTGCTGCCGATAAGAATGCCAATAAAAAGGGGAGGAAAAGAAGAGCAATTCAGTTAGAAAACGATCCTGGTTTAGTTGACGAAGAGGACGAGGATGTAGAAACTAGTGAGGAAGAGGAGGAGTATGAGGAGGCTGAAGAAGCAGATGATAGTGATAGTGATTCTGAATGGGAAGACACAACTTTTATGTAATCTGTTACATTCAGAACATTTTTACCATTCTATGCGTGATTAAATATgtcatttaatttttttttaccccTTTTCGATATACTATGCGTGATTTATCATATCTGTTACATTCACAACTTTATGTAATCTGTTACATTCAGAACATTTTACCATCCTATACCATTCTATGCGTGACTATCTGTAATGGAGATCTCAAATTGGCCCTCTATAGCATTTTTGCATAACCTGTTCACAGCGACTTCCACCCAAAACATACCCAAACACAGATTTTCATTATCATAACTTGCGGCATAAAAAAGACACATACGTGATAATTATTAGCATGCATTTTTTCATATTAATAATGCTAAAATAACATTCATAAATATACCTACATTCATACCATGATTTCCATAAATATACCCACATATGAGTTTAATACACCAAAAAACCACCATACTTCAAAATACCAACAACATTAGTGTATCCCAAAATATCAACAAAAAAGTGGATTAATCAGCCATACCACTTAGTTGGGTTTCAATATCTTCCCAAGATCTTTCTCAGTCGTCTCCATCTTCTCTTTAATCGTATCAACTGCATCTTTCAGATATGAGTAAACCAAGTTATCTGCAGATGTCTGATCCTTCATCATCTCTATGCCATTGTCCCTTAAAGAAGATTTTGGTTCTTCTAGGACTTTCCCCCAGACTTCCTGGGTCTTCTTTTGCTCTTCTAAGAGTCTCCCCTGCACATCCAGAATACAGTTAGAAGAGCTAACATTAGAAGCAAGCTCTGTTAACCTGCGGGTTGAAAGGAGCTCCTTGATTGCTTCGCTTGAGGGGTCAGTAGACATTGTTGTTTTCTTTGAAGAGAGGTGTTTTCTTTTTCTGCATAAATCTAATGGGGGGAATGATATATGTATATAGACTGTGAATTAATATGGTAGTTGAGAGAGATTTTTTGTAATTAAAATTAGATATCTTACATAATGACTAGTCATATCGATTTAAGGGACTATGTGTAGGTTTCATTATTATGagaaataattatattttatatcaACTTGTATCCTGTATATTAATGCTCAGTGATTAATCTCAAGCGTGATTATTTCAGCTTTAAGTTGATACATGCGTTATTTTTAATAATACTCATCCATGCGTGATAGGATGTTTTATGCGTTATTTTAATTCATGCGTGATTTGGTATACTAGCGTGATAATATGTAAATACGTGATAATTTGTACTAGGCCAAGAAAACTCCAAAAAAACAGCTAGGATGATTCCTGAACCATACAGTTGTCATGGTTAATAATTTTAGTTGTCCTcttgtttgttatttcctttatATATCACTGGAAAACCATTCAAATATTATatcttagggtctgtttggtatggggtaatggaatagatgagagaatggaatggacgaggtaatggaatggacaacggaatgaaatggatcattccattccattgtgatgtttggttactcatatgtgaatagaatgaattattactttgtacaatttgataaacaaaaaaagatgaagtaacgaaacacaactgtattaaaaacgacaaaaatataattgactcaataataataataataataataataataataataataagaagaagaatatattaatgataaaaaattaGTAATAGATTtttcatatatattaatattagtatgaatattaataaatataaatataaatgcaaataaaagtataagtataaatattataataataataataataataataataataataataataataataataaataataataataataacaacatatttctttccattccttgagggaatggaaaaaaaacacctacataccaaagaatggaaattattatatttggaaggagttacattcccttggaatgctccattccattaccacatgataaccaaacatgtttattttcattccatcagaatgatccattccattccaccttccattccttcataccaaacgctaccttaaAGATGGCAG encodes the following:
- the LOC118487569 gene encoding uncharacterized protein LOC118487569 — protein: MKDWKAHGDGLLEVCFKKGEDVIASCSCCRFEQYGLLCKHIYFVFKMFKVKEIPNKYIMRRWTKDVVPNDLNNTFDLSVDDNDAHKKAKEVAYEIMQTGEYLIGNLMKDFDHLLVVRDRMREMKEMVDELRITKPIDPKFDRYSRLIGYEKPNTDAPPTVRVPTGIRNKGRGSHKRIKSKKEKIKSLKGKRSRTCSVCNIKGHDIRTCEVLKGKASAADKNANKKGRKRRAIQLENDPGLVDEEDEDVETSEEEEEYEEAEEADDSDSDSEWEDTTFM